GCGCGGCTGAGGGCGAAGGTCGGAAGGCGCGGTCTAGTCTGTTGCGGTCTGGTGTCGCGCTCGCGCCCGCGGATCAGTATACTCCGCGGCGCGCGTGCCGCCGAGCCAACCGTTGGCGCGTGATGATGACCATGGCGAAGCTACAGCACGTGCGCAACATCGGTGTCGTCGCCCACATTGACGCGGGCAAGACGACGGTTACCGAGCGGTTCCTCTACTACTCGGGTCGGATCCATAAGATCGGCGAGGTGCACGACGGCGCGGCCCAGATGGACTGGATGCCGCAAGAGCAAGAGCGCGGGATCACGATCACGGCCGCGGCGACGGTGCTGCAGTGGCAGGGGCACGAGCTGCACCTGATCGACACGCCGGGGCATGTCGACTTCACGATCGAGGTCGAGCGTAGCCTCCGCGTGCTCGACGGCGTGGTCGTCGTGTTCTGCGCCGTCGGTGGCGTCGAGCCGCAGTCGGAGACGGTCTGGATGCAGGCCGAGAAGTTCCACGTTCCGCGCATCGCCTTCATCAATAAGCTGGATCGCGTGGGGGCCGACTTCGAGGCGGTGCTGCGCGAGATGCGTGAGCGCTTGGGGGCGCGCCCGGTGCCCCTGCAGCTGCCGATCGGCGCCGAGGACAGCTTCACGGGCGTCGTCGATCTGATCAGCGAGAAGGCGCTGTTGTGGCGGGCGCGCACGGAGGATCAAGAGCCCGAGGAGGCGCCGGTGCCGGCCGAGCTGCTGCCGGCGGTGGCCGAGGCGCGTGAGCTGCTGATTGAGGCGGCGGCGGACTTCGATGAGGTGCTGGCCGAGAGCTACGTCGAGGGTCTGCCGATCGCCGCTGATCGGCTGCGCGAGGCGTTGCGTCGCGGTTGCCTCGCCAACGCCCTGGTGCCGGTGCTCTATGGGGCGGCGCTGCGCAACCGCGGCATCCAGCCGCTGCTCGACGCGGTCGTGCACTACTTGCCCTCGCCGCTCGACCGGCCCGCGGCGCTCGGGGTGCGCCCCGGCGCTGAGGAGGTCATCGAGCGCCCCGCCGAACGCAAGGCGCCCTTCGCCGCGCTGGCCTTCAAGGTGCAGATGGAGCAGGGCCGCAAGTCGGTCTATCTGCGCGTCTACTCGGGCGTGCTGCGCGCCGGTGACGACGTGCTCAACGCGCGCCTGGGTAAGAAGGAGAAGGTCGCGCGCTTGTTTCAGCTGCACGCCAACCGGCGTGAGCGCATCGACGAGGCCGGGCCCGGCAGCATCGTCGCGGCGATGGGGCTCAAGCTGACCGGCACGGGCGACACGCTCTGTGATCCGCAGCAGCCGATCCTGCTCGAGCGCATCGACACCTACGAGCCCGTGATCTCGCGCGCGATCGAGGCGCGCACGCTCGCGGAGAAGGAGCGGCTCGACTTCGCCTTGACCAAGCTCGCGGACGAGGATCCGACCTTCAACGCGGCGGAGGACCCCGAAACCGGCCAGACCTTGATCAGCGGCATGGGCGAGCTGCACCTCGACATCATCATCGACCGCCTGGTGCGCGAGTACAACGTCGAGGCGCGGCTCGGCAAACCGCAGGTCGTGTATCGGGAGACCGTGCAGCGCGCGGCCGAGGCCGAGCATGCGTTCGAGCGCCGCGTCGACGATGCGCCCGTCTTTGGCCACGCGCGCGTGCGCGTCGAGCCGCAGCCGCGGGGTGCCGGCGTCTCCTTCGCCAACGAGCTGCCGCCGCGCGACCCACCGCTGCCCGCTGCCCTCGTGGCCGCGGCGATGGACGGCTTGCGCGACGCGTCGGTGGCGGGGGTGGGCGGTGGTTACCCGCTCGTCGATCTCCGTGTCAGCCTGCTGGGGGCCCAAACGCGTGAGGGTAGCCCGCACGAGATGGCCTATCGCGTGGCGGCAGCGGAGGCCTTTCGCCGTGCCTGCCACGAGGCCTCGCCCCTGCTGCTCGAGCCGGTGATGGCCGTCGAGGTCGTGGTCCCCGAGGACTTCATGGGCGAGGTCATCGGGGACCTGAACGGTCGCGGTGGCCAGATCGAGGACGTCGGCTTTCGCGGCGGCAAGCGCCTGGTACGGGCGCAGGTGCCGATGCGACGGATGTTCGGATATTCCACGGATGTGCGATCGCTGACGCAGGGTCGGGCCAGCTTCAACATGCGCTTCGCGCGCTTCGACGCGGCCCGCGGCGCGGCTGCACCCTGAACGACGCGCGAGGCGCGCGCTAGCGTAGGGTCAGCAGCAGGCTCCCCGTCGCGGCAGCGGCGACGCCCGTGCCGAGCAGGGTCCAGCCCAGCGTCGCGGTGCGGCGTTCGCCGCGGCAGACCTCGCCGAAGGTGCGACCCGCGCTGCAGTCCACCGCGTTGCCGTCGACCAGCAGCAGGGCCACCCCACCGACGATGGCGGCGACGCCGGTGACGACGGCGCTCCAGCCGCTGGTGCGTCTCCAAGGCGGCAGGACACCGGGGGCGGCGTCGGCCGCGTCGGCGCTGCTGGCGGCGGCCGAGGGCAAGAGGACCAGCGAGAGCGCGAGGCGCTCGCCGGCGGTGCTCGTGATCGTGCGCCGCTCCGAGAGATGGCCCGCGGCCCGCGCCTCGAGGCGATGCGGGCCCGCCGCGAGCGAGAGCGTCTGTGGCGCGCGCCCGACCGGGCGATCGTCGACGACGAGCTCGGCTGCAGCCGGCTGGGTCGTGATGACCAGGGTCGCCGGCGCCTCACGCTCGACACGTTGGCGGGCGACGAGCTCAGAGGCTGCCAAGTCCATCGTCTCGGCGGCGGCGCTGATGCCGCAGACGTCGCAGCGACGCTCCAGCTCACTGACCGTGCGCCCGGTCCGGCCGTCGGCCAGCCAGAGGCTGATCTGATAGTCGTCGTAGCGCACCGCCACGCGCCCGCCGGCGACGAAGCGGGCGCTGAGCTGGCTCGCCAGCCCCTGGCGGCAGGCGGGGC
The Pseudomonadota bacterium DNA segment above includes these coding regions:
- the fusA gene encoding elongation factor G, which produces MMTMAKLQHVRNIGVVAHIDAGKTTVTERFLYYSGRIHKIGEVHDGAAQMDWMPQEQERGITITAAATVLQWQGHELHLIDTPGHVDFTIEVERSLRVLDGVVVVFCAVGGVEPQSETVWMQAEKFHVPRIAFINKLDRVGADFEAVLREMRERLGARPVPLQLPIGAEDSFTGVVDLISEKALLWRARTEDQEPEEAPVPAELLPAVAEARELLIEAAADFDEVLAESYVEGLPIAADRLREALRRGCLANALVPVLYGAALRNRGIQPLLDAVVHYLPSPLDRPAALGVRPGAEEVIERPAERKAPFAALAFKVQMEQGRKSVYLRVYSGVLRAGDDVLNARLGKKEKVARLFQLHANRRERIDEAGPGSIVAAMGLKLTGTGDTLCDPQQPILLERIDTYEPVISRAIEARTLAEKERLDFALTKLADEDPTFNAAEDPETGQTLISGMGELHLDIIIDRLVREYNVEARLGKPQVVYRETVQRAAEAEHAFERRVDDAPVFGHARVRVEPQPRGAGVSFANELPPRDPPLPAALVAAAMDGLRDASVAGVGGGYPLVDLRVSLLGAQTREGSPHEMAYRVAAAEAFRRACHEASPLLLEPVMAVEVVVPEDFMGEVIGDLNGRGGQIEDVGFRGGKRLVRAQVPMRRMFGYSTDVRSLTQGRASFNMRFARFDAARGAAAP
- a CDS encoding PEGA domain-containing protein, with translation MSRPLAFELSPSRCCSAAPLLAIALTLALVGAAPQTALGQPRVAVLPLDVNGQLASRALQVLDQRLSLGVTAAGMTVVGGSLAKMPLPSSGGCGPACRQGLASQLSARFVAGGRVAVRYDDYQISLWLADGRTGRTVSELERRCDVCGISAAAETMDLAASELVARQRVEREAPATLVITTQPAAAELVVDDRPVGRAPQTLSLAAGPHRLEARAAGHLSERRTITSTAGERLALSLVLLPSAAASSADAADAAPGVLPPWRRTSGWSAVVTGVAAIVGGVALLLVDGNAVDCSAGRTFGEVCRGERRTATLGWTLLGTGVAAAATGSLLLTLR